A single window of Archangium gephyra DNA harbors:
- a CDS encoding tetratricopeptide repeat protein produces the protein MLVSRLVRLILSACICFSCAQAAMAAPASSSKSKDADTHAEILQELAVIKETTPLRLEAQQVSLQAQKESLQKDLQILQSKIEAQGVRIEDINAATNRFSIALSVFGLIITVLVAAAGTAAWYSAGAKAREAAQEWIKQHESELISEVKRAVAAVEAKVATVESRATQASHHIQEQIAAVEDKVAAVDVRAAQASQHFQMQEKTVTQAAEAAKAQMQTNLALSTPPAPTAIQKNAIEAEERRLTQKPESDYTFKDWESRAFAAYANEELDLAASFFQRAAKADSATREEVARSLFNRALMLDNRGHRQEAIDCYEEVLSRLGDAKEVSLREWVAKALVNKGVRLGEMERRQEAIDCYEEVLGRFGDAKEVSLRETVAMALFNKGNRLGEMERRQEAIDCYEEVLSRFGDAKEVSLREPVAKALVNKGNRLGEMERRQEAIDCYEQALSRFGDAKEVSLRETVAIALVNKGNTLGEMERRQEAIDCYEQVLSRFGDAKEVSLREQVAMALFNKGNRLGEMERRQEAIDCYEEVLSRLGDAKEVSLREWVAKALVNKGVRLGEMERRQEAIDCYEEVLGRFGDAKEVSLRETVAMALFNKGNRLGEMERRQEAIDCYEEVLSRLGDAKEVSLREQVAMALFNKGSTLGEMERRQEAIDCYEQVLSRFGDAKEVSLREQVAKALVNKGNTLGEMERRQEAIDCYEQVLSRFGDAKEVSLREQVAMALNSIGFDLLLESKRAWSDEDLRTRGLVAAEARFSRAREQDPNDYFVLGNLAYVNFLSGRRELVSEMLQRAFELGGEELYKETIKDSEKNTVPEDAEFRVLVEKVWAEMQAQKS, from the coding sequence ATGCTCGTCTCAAGGCTCGTCCGGCTCATATTGTCGGCATGCATCTGCTTCTCCTGCGCACAAGCGGCGATGGCTGCGCCTGCCTCCTCTTCCAAATCCAAGGACGCGGACACCCATGCCGAGATCTTGCAGGAGCTCGCCGTCATCAAGGAAACCACCCCTCTGCGGCTGGAAGCGCAGCAAGTGAGTTTGCAGGCGCAAAAGGAGAGTCTGCAAAAGGATCTGCAAATCCTACAGTCGAAAATTGAGGCGCAGGGGGTGCGAATAGAAGACATCAATGCCGCGACGAACCGGTTCTCAATAGCGCTGTCTGTGTTCGGCCTCATCATAACGGTTCTGGTGGCAGCAGCTGGGACGGCCGCTTGGTACAGCGCTGGCGCGAAAGCAAGAGAAGCCGCGCAAGAATGGATCAAGCAGCATGAGTCAGAGCTGATTAGCGAAGTGAAGCGTGCAGTTGCTGCTGTTGAAGCCAAGGTTGCTACTGTTGAGTCAAGGGCGACTCAGGCGAGCCATCACATTCAGGAGCAAATTGCTGCCGTTGAGGACAAGGTTGCTGCCGTTGATGTGAGGGCGGCGCAAGCAAGCCAGCACTTCCAGATGCAGGAGAAAACCGTCACGCAGGCTGCTGAAGCTGCAAAAGCGCAAATGCAAACGAATTTGGCCCTCTCCACGCCTCCCGCACCAACTGCAATCCAGAAGAATGCCATAGAGGCTGAAGAGAGACGACTCACACAGAAACCCGAAAGCGACTACACCTTCAAGGACTGGGAGTCTCGCGCATTTGCTGCTTATGCGAACGAGGAGTTGGACCTTGCGGCAAGCTTCTTTCAAAGGGCTGCGAAAGCCGACTCCGCCACCCGAGAGGAAGTGGCACGTTCGCTATTTAACCGTGCGCTGATGCTTGACAATAGAGGTCACAGGCAAGAGGCCATCGACTGCTACGAGGAAGTCCTCAGCCGCCTCGGTGACGCCAAGGAAGTCTCCCTGCGTGAGTGGGTGGCGAAGGCGCTGGTCAACAAGGGCGTCAGGCTCGGTGAGATGGAGCGCAGGCAAGAGGCCATCGATTGCTACGAGGAAGTCCTCGGCCGCTTCGGCGACGCCAAGGAAGTTTCCCTGCGTGAGACGGTGGCGATGGCGCTGTTCAACAAGGGCAACAGGCTCGGTGAGATGGAGCGCAGGCAAGAGGCCATCGACTGCTACGAGGAAGTCCTCAGCCGCTTCGGCGATGCCAAGGAAGTCTCCCTGCGTGAGCCGGTGGCGAAGGCGCTGGTCAACAAGGGCAACAGGCTCGGTGAGATGGAGCGCAGGCAAGAGGCCATCGACTGCTACGAGCAAGCCCTCAGCCGCTTCGGCGATGCCAAGGAAGTCTCCCTGCGTGAGACGGTGGCGATAGCGCTGGTCAACAAGGGCAACACACTCGGTGAGATGGAGCGCAGGCAGGAGGCCATCGACTGCTACGAGCAAGTCCTCAGCCGCTTCGGCGATGCCAAGGAAGTCTCCCTGCGTGAGCAGGTGGCGATGGCGCTGTTCAACAAGGGCAACAGGCTCGGTGAGATGGAGCGCAGGCAAGAGGCCATCGACTGCTACGAGGAAGTCCTCAGCCGCCTCGGTGATGCCAAGGAAGTCTCCCTGCGTGAGTGGGTGGCGAAGGCGCTGGTCAACAAGGGCGTCAGGCTCGGTGAGATGGAGCGCAGGCAGGAGGCCATCGATTGCTACGAGGAAGTCCTCGGCCGCTTCGGCGACGCCAAGGAAGTCTCCCTGCGTGAGACGGTGGCGATGGCGCTGTTCAACAAGGGCAACAGGCTCGGTGAGATGGAGCGCAGGCAAGAGGCCATCGACTGCTACGAGGAAGTCCTCAGCCGCCTCGGTGATGCCAAGGAAGTCTCCCTGCGTGAGCAGGTGGCGATGGCGCTGTTCAACAAGGGCAGCACACTCGGTGAGATGGAGCGCAGGCAGGAGGCCATCGACTGCTACGAGCAAGTCCTCAGCCGCTTCGGCGATGCCAAGGAAGTCTCCCTGCGTGAGCAGGTGGCGAAGGCGCTGGTCAACAAGGGCAACACACTCGGTGAGATGGAGCGCAGGCAGGAGGCCATCGACTGCTACGAGCAAGTCCTCAGCCGCTTCGGCGATGCCAAGGAAGTCTCCCTGCGTGAGCAGGTGGCGATGGCGCTCAATAGCATCGGTTTTGACCTGTTGCTGGAGTCCAAGCGAGCTTGGTCCGATGAAGACTTGCGCACACGGGGGCTGGTAGCGGCTGAAGCAAGATTCTCGCGCGCGCGTGAGCAAGACCCAAATGATTATTTTGTCCTTGGAAATCTGGCGTATGTGAACTTCTTGAGCGGACGTCGGGAACTCGTGAGTGAAATGCTGCAGCGTGCGTTTGAATTGGGTGGAGAGGAACTCTACAAGGAGACAATCAAAGACAGCGAAAAAAATACCGTTCCGGAAGATGCCGAGTTCAGAGTGCTTGTGGAAAAGGTGTGGGCCGAGATGCAGGCGCAGAAATCCTAG